Proteins from a single region of bacterium:
- a CDS encoding NADH-quinone oxidoreductase subunit C, whose protein sequence is MKSVRCEQLKAVFPECACSASGGFGLVLTLRTVKELTGVCATLHSGFGLDVMEDYTARDCLEGFELVLHMVRSLDNQTHLTVKVVLGREEQVPTLSGLFGCAQWYEREIFDMFGIVFSGHPDLRRILLPEDWQGHPLRKDYQDEKLLKRPGNLS, encoded by the coding sequence ATGAAATCAGTACGCTGTGAGCAATTAAAAGCGGTTTTTCCGGAATGCGCCTGCAGCGCGTCCGGCGGGTTTGGACTGGTATTGACTTTGCGAACGGTCAAGGAGTTGACCGGTGTTTGTGCGACGCTGCATTCGGGGTTTGGTCTGGATGTTATGGAAGATTACACCGCCCGGGATTGTTTGGAAGGGTTTGAACTGGTTCTGCATATGGTGCGGTCGCTGGACAACCAAACGCATCTGACCGTGAAGGTTGTACTCGGTCGCGAGGAGCAGGTTCCCACGCTATCCGGTTTGTTCGGATGTGCACAATGGTATGAGCGGGAAATTTTTGATATGTTCGGTATCGTATTTTCCGGACACCCTGATCTGCGGCGTATTTTGCTGCCGGAGGATTGGCAAGGCCACCCGCTGCGCAAGGATTACCAGGATGAAAAACTTTTAAAGCGGCCGGGGAATCTATCATGA
- a CDS encoding NADH-quinone oxidoreductase subunit D: MTDKLFFNNQEIDETLDTDAIVLNMGPQHPSTHGALRLILKLDGEKIVSATPDFGYVHRGFEKMAENMTYLQFLYLTDRMDYLSAIFNEWSYCMACETLAGIEVPRRADYLRVITGEMCRLSSHLVWLGSMGMDLGAFTPLTYTFREREMILELFDLLCGQRMTFNYVRIGGVSRDIPSGFAKQLESFLDYFEKIPDMYDQLLSDNAIFLARTKNIGIIDAALAHSHAMTGPNLRGAGVALDLRKTDPYSAYAEFDFNVYVQSEGDALARYRVRVEEMRQSTAIIRQALAGLPEGEISAKVSRVFRPPAGEAYARVESSRGIQGFYLVSDGSSKPQRCRIRVPSFANLSVLPKILQGVQVADVVAIMGSIDFIVPEIDR, encoded by the coding sequence ATGACGGATAAACTGTTTTTCAATAATCAAGAGATTGACGAAACATTGGATACGGATGCCATTGTGCTGAATATGGGCCCGCAGCACCCCAGCACGCATGGGGCCTTGCGCCTGATTTTAAAACTGGATGGCGAGAAAATTGTTTCGGCAACCCCTGATTTTGGGTATGTACACCGCGGTTTTGAAAAAATGGCGGAGAACATGACCTATCTTCAGTTTCTTTATCTCACCGACCGTATGGATTATTTATCTGCGATTTTTAATGAGTGGAGTTATTGCATGGCATGCGAGACGCTGGCCGGAATTGAGGTTCCTCGCCGGGCGGATTATCTCCGGGTGATCACAGGCGAAATGTGTCGTCTTTCGAGCCATTTGGTTTGGTTGGGCAGTATGGGCATGGATTTGGGGGCGTTTACACCGCTGACCTATACGTTTCGTGAACGTGAAATGATTCTTGAATTGTTTGATTTACTATGCGGGCAACGGATGACGTTTAATTACGTGCGTATCGGTGGTGTGAGCCGCGATATCCCATCGGGTTTTGCAAAGCAACTGGAATCTTTTCTTGATTACTTTGAAAAAATCCCTGATATGTATGATCAGCTGCTCTCGGACAATGCCATTTTTTTAGCCCGCACCAAGAATATCGGGATCATTGATGCTGCGCTGGCTCATTCACATGCCATGACCGGTCCCAATCTCCGCGGTGCCGGTGTGGCGCTGGATCTTCGCAAAACAGATCCTTATTCAGCCTATGCAGAGTTTGATTTTAATGTTTATGTTCAATCAGAGGGGGATGCGTTGGCCCGTTACCGTGTTCGGGTGGAAGAGATGCGCCAAAGTACAGCCATTATCCGTCAGGCGCTGGCGGGGTTGCCGGAAGGTGAGATCAGCGCCAAGGTTTCCCGGGTTTTTAGACCGCCGGCAGGCGAGGCGTACGCCCGGGTGGAATCTTCGCGGGGAATTCAGGGATTTTATCTGGTTTCCGACGGGTCTTCCAAACCGCAGCGTTGTAGAATTCGGGTTCCCAGTTTTGCCAATCTTTCCGTGCTGCCAAAAATATTGCAGGGTGTCCAGGTTGCGGATGTTGTGGCGATTATGGGGAGTATTGATTTTATTGTGCCGGAGATTGACCGATGA